The following coding sequences are from one Paenibacillus stellifer window:
- a CDS encoding helix-turn-helix domain-containing protein produces the protein MEQLLTMQEAKDLLRISYRTLHRLISNGSIPSVKVGRVIRIPQVALRKFIFEDASGGRVNDYQQ, from the coding sequence GTGGAACAACTGTTAACAATGCAAGAAGCTAAAGACCTGTTGCGGATTTCCTATCGAACTCTGCACCGTCTGATTTCGAATGGCTCTATCCCGTCCGTAAAAGTCGGGCGAGTTATCAGAATCCCGCAAGTGGCACTTAGGAAGTTTATTTTTGAAGATGCGTCGGGAGGTAGAGTCAATGATTATCAACAGTAA
- a CDS encoding helix-turn-helix domain-containing protein produces MIDSRHYTVNEITEMFNVEDKTVRKWINEGKLFAVQLAGTTIRIPESELQFFYRRSQEWGWK; encoded by the coding sequence ATGATAGATAGCAGACACTATACAGTAAATGAGATTACAGAGATGTTTAATGTTGAAGATAAGACCGTGCGTAAGTGGATTAATGAAGGGAAATTATTTGCCGTACAATTGGCAGGAACAACAATTCGTATCCCTGAGTCAGAACTTCAATTCTTCTACAGACGTTCGCAAGAGTGGGGGTGGAAATAA
- a CDS encoding pentapeptide repeat-containing protein, translated as MAETSTKSKLNTFYGQKMNRKFNHKYLCKSRSFRAVFRESEFNHVNFRGAIITSSSFKKCKFNGVEFLGTNLKRCNFEGAHFKNTIFVGALLEGCKFKNATFENVIFVNMNFENVKFLNLSNPQIKILKEYPKIVASVDLQTILDDLIGNRFISTYKVLHTSTKKINHLNLKILLETFSEENLIKGLEILKVKNTKDIYTVSSLINYLKRELCV; from the coding sequence GTGGCAGAAACATCAACTAAATCGAAGTTGAATACATTTTATGGTCAAAAAATGAACCGGAAGTTTAACCACAAGTATTTATGTAAGAGCAGGTCTTTTCGGGCAGTATTCAGAGAAAGTGAATTTAATCATGTTAATTTTAGAGGTGCAATAATTACTTCAAGCAGTTTTAAAAAATGTAAATTTAACGGAGTAGAGTTTCTTGGTACGAACCTAAAGAGGTGTAATTTTGAGGGAGCACATTTCAAGAACACCATTTTTGTTGGGGCTTTATTAGAAGGTTGTAAATTCAAGAATGCTACTTTTGAAAATGTTATTTTTGTTAATATGAACTTTGAAAATGTAAAATTCTTGAATTTAAGTAACCCTCAAATTAAAATATTAAAAGAATATCCTAAAATTGTGGCAAGTGTTGACTTGCAAACAATTCTTGATGACCTAATTGGTAATCGCTTTATATCAACCTATAAAGTTTTGCATACAAGCACTAAAAAAATCAATCATCTAAACTTGAAAATATTGTTAGAAACATTTTCGGAAGAGAACCTAATAAAAGGTTTGGAGATTCTTAAGGTGAAAAACACCAAGGATATTTATACTGTCAGTTCTCTTATAAATTATTTGAAACGAGAACTATGCGTATGA
- a CDS encoding ParA family protein produces the protein MDKRGSVISFLNMKGGVGKTTLCKEMALFLSEFNKDNNKILVIDIDPQSNCTQSFFEKYNIMQIDDSLFEKDKLPSISKVFSSSVTRQSTLDEVIIKLTDTLHLLPGDLDTVFMERETSTGAAEQKLLNFIMENKLKEKYDYIFIDCPPTYSFYTVSALLSSDYYFVPVKPDAYSVLGLDLLERVVRELKKGYRIFFEHKPITNLGVIFTMVGGTSIQGFRRNIESIKSSFASKDIYFFTNEFRKIDRLATGKLSTFIVDRDDSLLLDDVRSICMEFEERVVRLSER, from the coding sequence ATGGATAAAAGGGGTTCAGTTATCTCGTTTCTAAATATGAAGGGGGGAGTTGGTAAAACAACTCTTTGTAAAGAGATGGCGCTTTTTCTATCTGAGTTTAATAAAGACAATAATAAAATATTGGTGATAGATATTGACCCTCAATCTAACTGTACACAATCTTTTTTTGAGAAGTATAACATTATGCAAATAGATGATTCTCTTTTTGAGAAAGATAAGCTACCTTCAATTAGCAAGGTTTTTTCAAGTTCAGTTACTAGGCAATCTACTCTCGACGAAGTGATTATTAAACTAACTGACACATTGCATCTACTCCCTGGAGACCTAGACACTGTTTTTATGGAGAGAGAAACCTCAACAGGCGCTGCGGAACAAAAACTGTTAAATTTTATTATGGAAAACAAACTTAAAGAAAAGTACGATTACATATTTATTGATTGCCCTCCGACCTATTCGTTTTATACAGTCTCAGCTTTATTAAGTTCGGATTATTATTTTGTTCCTGTTAAGCCAGACGCATATTCCGTATTGGGATTAGATTTATTAGAACGAGTTGTGCGGGAGTTGAAAAAAGGCTATAGAATATTCTTCGAACATAAGCCAATTACAAATTTAGGTGTAATTTTTACTATGGTTGGGGGAACATCAATTCAAGGATTTAGGCGTAATATTGAGTCTATTAAAAGCAGTTTTGCAAGTAAAGATATTTATTTCTTTACAAATGAATTTCGAAAAATAGATAGGTTAGCTACTGGTAAACTCTCAACCTTTATAGTTGACAGAGATGATAGCCTCCTACTAGATGATGTTAGAAGTATATGTATGGAATTTGAGGAAAGAGTGGTGAGGTTGAGTGAAAGGTAA